A region from the Natronorubrum halophilum genome encodes:
- a CDS encoding polysaccharide deacetylase family protein, which produces MSQKQPTRRRFLALSSAVGIAGMAGCADRLNSALGRSDGDSSDDPSDGSDGSTAAALADGVPPLETEYNSREQYRQPGDSFDDLSNLDDWEVVQGSGEADQDVVFAGDQSLKLQSNGSENIVAQRSLSGEDLTETDLSFAIRTTTPQSLAVNLRLVDQFGSEKVHSLREVTYRAPDVGWFRSSPGVFQQSEYEPAMDSLDRLEIQVLHSMDEAEVWIDDIRSHEKPDQGYVMLTWDDGSLDYYETASPLHDEYGFQTVQAPIPRWTEQGRDGIMSVSELQERQDEGDQIVVHGTHNPIHEEDDEEAMEARLRQDKQWYIQNEFEGADYIVYPHNSYNKTSLEYTTDYHYCGGFNQSGNVNTTSVYGFDPLALPRTIGHDLDISKRCVDLAAEHNQCTILNFHTFEANNTMSEGDYEDLLEHIDSADVEVVTFDGLWKLRTDQHY; this is translated from the coding sequence ATGTCACAGAAGCAACCAACGCGACGACGATTCCTCGCTCTGTCGAGTGCGGTTGGGATCGCCGGTATGGCCGGCTGTGCTGACCGACTCAACTCGGCGCTCGGCCGTTCTGACGGTGACTCCTCGGACGACCCCTCGGACGGTTCGGACGGGTCGACTGCGGCAGCGCTCGCGGACGGCGTCCCGCCGCTCGAAACCGAATACAATAGCCGAGAGCAGTACCGCCAGCCCGGAGACTCCTTCGACGATCTGAGTAACCTCGACGACTGGGAGGTCGTCCAGGGGTCGGGGGAAGCGGACCAGGACGTCGTCTTTGCGGGCGATCAGAGCCTCAAACTGCAGTCCAACGGCAGCGAGAACATCGTCGCGCAGCGATCCCTCTCGGGAGAGGACCTGACCGAGACGGACCTCTCCTTTGCGATTCGGACGACGACACCGCAGAGCCTCGCGGTCAATCTCCGACTCGTCGACCAGTTCGGGAGCGAGAAGGTGCACTCGCTCCGGGAGGTCACGTATCGAGCGCCGGACGTCGGCTGGTTCCGCTCGAGCCCCGGCGTCTTCCAACAGAGCGAGTACGAACCGGCGATGGATTCCCTCGACCGTCTCGAGATCCAGGTCCTGCACTCCATGGACGAGGCGGAGGTCTGGATCGACGACATACGCTCCCACGAGAAACCCGATCAGGGGTACGTCATGCTGACCTGGGACGACGGCAGTCTGGATTACTACGAGACGGCGTCGCCCCTGCACGACGAGTACGGATTTCAGACGGTTCAAGCTCCGATTCCACGGTGGACGGAGCAAGGTCGTGACGGAATCATGTCGGTCTCGGAACTTCAGGAGCGCCAGGACGAGGGCGATCAGATCGTCGTCCACGGCACGCACAACCCTATCCACGAGGAGGACGACGAAGAAGCAATGGAGGCTCGCCTTCGGCAGGACAAACAGTGGTACATCCAAAACGAGTTCGAGGGCGCGGATTACATCGTCTACCCGCACAACAGCTACAACAAGACCAGTCTCGAGTACACGACGGACTACCACTACTGTGGCGGCTTCAATCAGTCTGGCAACGTCAACACGACAAGCGTCTACGGCTTCGATCCGCTCGCGCTGCCGCGGACGATCGGCCACGACCTCGACATCTCGAAGCGCTGTGTCGACCTCGCCGCCGAACACAACCAGTGTACGATCTTGAACTTCCACACGTTCGAGGCGAACAACACGATGTCCGAGGGCGACTACGAGGACCTCCTCGAGCACATCGACAGCGCTGACGTCGAGGTCGTTACCTTCGACGGCCTCTGGAAGCTTCGGACGGACCAACACTACTAA
- a CDS encoding PKD domain-containing protein gives MQGDDISRRAVLTTTAGCALAGIGIATVSGQDDDESNEDDAGITRDSFPIMDGTNRETTVHVTTADADGPTVVVVGGIHGNEVAGYAAAEEVADWAIDVGTLVTIPRADTVAVDRGTRTDDEGVDLNRQFHEGDDPETELARAIWAVISEYDPDVVVDLHESRGIYADDPVDGVGQAIFHSSNDEAVNAAAETADYVTRNYVDDPTRAFQTGPFSRPDNDPQGLLVHKAARDLGADAFLVETLSVDVDLETRVEWHLAITEQLVADGLFPEDGNTPDEPEEAEPDEPEEPDEDKPDEDASDDADADEPESPTATIKTVPEGADERALESGQTIELNASCSSASDGDIVDYEWDVGKTGEFDETGETITVTVGANARDSVVLRVVDDDGRTDTDSITLSTE, from the coding sequence ATGCAAGGTGATGACATTTCGCGGAGAGCAGTACTAACCACTACGGCTGGCTGTGCGCTCGCGGGCATCGGTATCGCCACGGTCAGCGGCCAGGACGACGACGAATCGAACGAGGACGATGCGGGTATCACGCGAGACTCGTTCCCGATTATGGACGGAACGAACCGGGAAACGACGGTCCACGTCACGACTGCGGACGCGGACGGTCCGACGGTCGTCGTCGTCGGCGGCATCCACGGCAACGAAGTCGCCGGCTACGCGGCCGCAGAGGAGGTCGCCGACTGGGCGATCGACGTGGGGACGCTCGTCACCATCCCCAGAGCGGATACCGTCGCGGTCGATCGCGGGACTCGAACCGACGACGAGGGCGTCGATCTCAACCGGCAGTTCCACGAGGGCGACGATCCGGAGACGGAACTCGCACGGGCCATCTGGGCCGTCATCAGCGAGTACGATCCCGATGTCGTCGTCGATCTCCACGAATCGAGGGGCATCTACGCGGACGATCCCGTCGACGGCGTCGGACAAGCGATCTTCCACTCGAGCAACGACGAGGCCGTCAACGCCGCCGCGGAGACCGCCGACTACGTGACTCGGAACTACGTGGACGATCCGACGCGCGCGTTCCAGACTGGGCCGTTCTCCAGGCCGGACAACGACCCGCAGGGACTGCTCGTTCACAAGGCCGCTCGAGACCTGGGTGCCGACGCGTTCCTGGTGGAGACGCTCTCGGTCGACGTCGACCTCGAAACCCGCGTCGAGTGGCACCTGGCAATCACCGAGCAACTGGTTGCAGACGGATTGTTCCCCGAGGACGGGAACACCCCCGACGAGCCCGAAGAGGCGGAACCGGACGAGCCGGAGGAACCTGACGAGGACAAACCGGACGAGGATGCGTCCGACGATGCCGACGCAGACGAACCCGAGTCGCCGACCGCGACGATCAAGACGGTTCCCGAGGGAGCCGACGAACGGGCCCTCGAGTCGGGCCAGACGATCGAACTCAACGCTTCGTGCTCGTCGGCCTCGGACGGTGACATCGTCGACTACGAGTGGGACGTCGGCAAGACCGGTGAGTTCGACGAAACCGGTGAAACGATTACGGTGACGGTCGGCGCGAACGCTCGAGACTCGGTCGTCCTGCGCGTGGTCGACGACGACGGGCGGACCGATACCGACTCGATCACGCTCTCGACGGAATAG